Proteins from a genomic interval of Sporolactobacillus sp. Y61:
- a CDS encoding homoserine dehydrogenase translates to MEKVTVGLLGFGTVGTGVVRLLTRDQERLKKRTGCRIDLKKVLVRNKNRPRKVLIDNRKLTTDISDILDDPEIDIVIELIGGVDRAYRYILRALHAGKNVITANKDLMATYGEELLMSARERDCDLYYEASVAGGIPILKTLTDSLGADRIRKMIGIVNGTTNYILSKMSHDGLSYEKALSSAQALGFAEADPTSDVEGLDAARKMVILSHLAYSIPVTMDDVRIDGITNVTREDIIYAHKLGYTIKLVGISEVSNDEIDVRVAPTLLPDDHPLSSVDNENNAIYVYSEALGETMYYGPGAGEGPTAVSVISDLMSIVRNIRLGVTGKHIFLPKKEMHARKESQMESQFFVRLHIKDEPGSFSKLTDLFKEQHISLEKLYQEPIAGDQAAEVSIITHKTGKLLFEKSFEKLKSLDVVLNIKYFGVERG, encoded by the coding sequence TTGGAAAAAGTAACTGTGGGGCTGCTTGGTTTCGGTACAGTAGGCACCGGTGTTGTCCGACTGTTGACCAGGGATCAGGAAAGACTGAAGAAGAGAACCGGTTGCAGAATTGATTTAAAAAAAGTTCTGGTCCGCAATAAAAACAGACCCAGAAAGGTGCTTATTGACAATCGCAAGCTGACAACCGATATTTCAGATATACTGGATGATCCGGAAATTGATATCGTTATTGAGCTGATCGGTGGAGTAGACAGAGCCTATCGCTATATTCTGCGCGCACTCCATGCCGGAAAAAATGTGATTACAGCTAACAAAGACCTGATGGCCACTTATGGTGAGGAACTCCTCATGTCAGCCAGGGAAAGGGATTGCGACCTCTATTACGAAGCCAGTGTGGCAGGAGGTATCCCCATTCTCAAAACCCTGACGGACAGTCTGGGGGCCGACCGGATCCGGAAAATGATTGGTATTGTCAACGGAACGACCAATTATATACTGAGTAAAATGAGTCATGACGGGCTGTCTTACGAAAAGGCCCTTTCATCCGCTCAGGCACTCGGTTTTGCCGAAGCAGATCCCACATCGGATGTTGAAGGTCTGGATGCCGCAAGAAAAATGGTCATCCTCAGCCACCTCGCCTACTCCATTCCAGTGACGATGGATGATGTGCGGATTGACGGCATTACCAATGTCACGCGTGAGGATATTATTTATGCCCATAAACTGGGCTATACAATCAAACTCGTCGGTATATCAGAAGTCAGCAATGATGAAATTGATGTACGGGTTGCACCGACACTGTTACCGGATGATCATCCGCTTTCGTCTGTAGATAACGAAAATAATGCGATCTACGTATACAGTGAAGCACTTGGTGAAACGATGTATTACGGGCCCGGCGCAGGTGAAGGCCCGACTGCAGTCTCCGTGATCTCGGACCTGATGTCCATCGTGCGAAACATCCGTCTGGGCGTAACAGGAAAACATATTTTCCTGCCTAAGAAAGAAATGCATGCCCGAAAAGAAAGTCAGATGGAAAGCCAGTTTTTTGTCAGGCTGCATATTAAGGACGAGCCCGGCTCTTTTTCAAAGCTGACCGACTTATTTAAAGAACAGCATATCAGTCTTGAAAAGCTGTATCAGGAACCCATTGCCGGTGATCAGGCAGCAGAGGTTTCCATTATCACCCATAAAACCGGCAAGTTACTTTTCGAAAAATCTTTTGAAAAATTAAAAAGTCTGGATGTTGTGTTAAACATAAAATACTTTGGCGTTGAGAGGGGATAA
- the thrC gene encoding threonine synthase has protein sequence MVWKGLMEKYKDVLPVTEKTPRLTLLEGNTPLIPLDKLSEQLECEISVKFEGLNPTGSFKDRGMFLAVAKAKEEGAKGVICASTGNTSASAAAYSARAGMDCIIVIPKGKIALGKLAQSVMYGARIFEVDGNFDQALDIVRYTGAHSEYKIVNSINPYRLEGQKTGAYEIVEQLGGTAPDVLCIPVGNAGNISAYWKGFKELRDKRQIAPPEIHGFEAEGAAAIVKNKVIEHPETIATAIRIGNPASWKLAVAAEKESHGEIDYVTDMQILEAYKRIARTEGVFAEPASCASIAGLIKHISAGKIKKGSKIVCILTGNGLKDPATAMDTLTIEPTEIGAEKSAVVDSLRQVAK, from the coding sequence ATGGTCTGGAAGGGGCTTATGGAAAAATACAAAGATGTCCTGCCTGTGACAGAGAAGACACCACGGCTGACCTTACTGGAGGGGAATACACCCCTGATTCCGCTGGACAAACTATCAGAACAGCTGGAATGTGAGATCAGTGTGAAGTTCGAAGGGCTGAACCCGACCGGAAGTTTTAAAGACCGCGGGATGTTTCTTGCCGTTGCTAAAGCAAAAGAAGAAGGGGCTAAAGGAGTCATCTGCGCATCAACAGGAAATACATCTGCTTCAGCTGCTGCATACAGTGCCCGCGCAGGTATGGACTGCATCATTGTGATTCCAAAGGGAAAAATTGCGCTCGGGAAACTGGCCCAGTCGGTCATGTACGGTGCCCGTATTTTTGAAGTCGATGGCAATTTTGATCAGGCGCTTGACATCGTCCGGTATACCGGGGCTCACTCTGAATATAAAATTGTGAATTCAATCAATCCTTATCGTCTTGAAGGGCAGAAAACAGGTGCCTACGAAATTGTTGAACAGCTGGGCGGTACAGCCCCGGATGTTCTTTGCATCCCGGTAGGCAATGCGGGCAATATCTCTGCTTACTGGAAAGGATTTAAGGAACTGCGCGACAAGCGGCAGATTGCCCCTCCGGAGATCCACGGTTTTGAGGCAGAAGGAGCTGCCGCCATCGTAAAGAACAAGGTGATCGAGCATCCCGAGACGATCGCGACTGCCATCCGTATCGGCAATCCGGCCAGCTGGAAACTGGCCGTCGCTGCTGAAAAAGAATCCCATGGTGAGATTGATTATGTGACTGACATGCAGATTCTGGAAGCTTATAAGCGGATAGCCCGGACAGAAGGTGTATTTGCCGAGCCGGCTTCCTGTGCTTCGATCGCCGGACTGATCAAGCATATCAGCGCAGGTAAAATCAAAAAGGGATCAAAAATTGTCTGCATCCTGACCGGAAACGGACTAAAGGATCCCGCTACCGCTATGGACACGCTGACTATTGAACCGACTGAGATCGGTGCGGAAAAATCCGCGGTCGTCGATTCACTCCGGCAGGTGGCAAAATGA
- the lipA gene encoding lipoyl synthase — protein sequence MEKHREFLRKPDWLKIRLNTNQDFRGIRTLVRQERLHTVCEEAKCPNIHECWASRRTATFMILGDICTRGCRFCAVKTGRPTELDLREPERVADSVKRMKLRHVVITAVARDDLNDGGAGVFAETVRAIRRKVPYCTIEVLPSDMKGDDASIETLMDAKPDIFDHNVETVRRLTKRVRAIATYDRSLAVLRRVKELSPNTPTKSSIMLGLGETKEEILQVMDDLLANHVDIMVIGQYLQPTRKHLDVVRYYSPEEFNELREIALSKGFRHCVSGPLARTSYHADEQVGEESRRRHDRLIAEEEESGQ from the coding sequence ATGGAGAAACATAGAGAATTTCTGAGAAAACCGGACTGGCTGAAGATCAGACTGAATACAAACCAGGATTTTCGCGGAATCAGGACATTAGTGCGACAGGAGAGGCTGCATACGGTCTGCGAAGAAGCGAAATGTCCCAACATCCACGAATGCTGGGCTTCAAGACGAACCGCAACTTTTATGATTCTTGGTGATATCTGTACCCGCGGGTGCAGGTTTTGTGCCGTTAAGACAGGACGGCCGACAGAACTTGACCTCAGAGAACCGGAGCGCGTTGCCGATTCAGTGAAAAGAATGAAACTTCGTCATGTCGTCATTACTGCAGTTGCCCGTGATGATCTGAATGATGGCGGTGCCGGTGTTTTTGCCGAGACGGTCCGGGCCATCCGGAGAAAAGTGCCATACTGTACCATTGAGGTTCTTCCTTCCGATATGAAGGGTGACGATGCAAGTATCGAGACCCTGATGGATGCGAAGCCTGATATTTTTGACCATAATGTAGAAACCGTTCGCAGATTAACCAAAAGAGTCCGGGCGATCGCAACTTATGACCGATCGCTTGCCGTTCTGCGCCGGGTCAAGGAACTGAGCCCGAATACACCTACTAAATCCAGTATTATGCTGGGTCTTGGTGAAACAAAGGAAGAAATACTGCAGGTTATGGACGATTTACTGGCCAACCATGTCGACATTATGGTTATCGGTCAGTATCTTCAGCCAACGAGAAAACATCTGGACGTTGTGCGTTATTACAGTCCGGAAGAATTTAATGAGCTGAGAGAAATTGCCCTTTCCAAAGGCTTTCGTCATTGTGTGTCGGGACCGCTCGCGCGTACCTCCTATCATGCTGATGAACAGGTGGGCGAAGAGTCACGCAGGAGGCATGACCGGTTGATTGCTGAGGAAGAAGAGTCCGGTCAGTAA
- a CDS encoding DEAD/DEAH box helicase, giving the protein MKCYLQLTFIPQIEKEQNFFLWLTDENGHPLPFPGTGEAEEAGPEWLKAGSPYHLVPAQASFISTDRTYPVSGALSTMENVYRMIRHLCPAERVSDIAPGQTMQWFGHIAEAVSLIIDQGQFYPYMYHLEDADRTRSYFCTWLPVPGPLLQSGLFSDWLSRLPHLSFEIADLQDERVQQWLYLIVIYWMNALIRHHTAASEMKGPDHLTGRLERSFPFNFSEKPWITTADPDQIEKLNLLELEVAEWVEPAAGKESRKWIAALINFKKKQNKENFLPDRLTVSLEPDHPEDPFSANTLWAYDVHVFGTQDGERLEKPLEAFRNTIALAGKKWLDKQLKQLSDAVPEKVMQLFEGSGRGYLSSPDISELYQQKGTLETYAVRLLFPADLKISDSPDTVSVDLSIHSAPGQDGSLFSLASLISYDWRISIGDLQLSAETFRQLVKANQSFIRHGNKWIHLPRLKMEKAFQEISDAMELFENRPDVAAALRLEAVTRRKRNRLTHIRMTADLENYLKNILKKPSRTVPVPSGFTGELRPYQKKGYTWLVNLRRRHVGGCLADDMGLGKTVQAIAYLDYCRQLPSKEAPDTPSLIICPTSLVANWKHEFNTFSPGLDIYIHHGSARLHGDRLMQRIRQADVVVTSYTIYTKEASWFEQIVWRSAILDEAQAIKNPHAQKTRALRTIRCAHRLALTGTPIENRLEELWSIMDFLNPGYLGTLERFRRQFIRPVEKKNSRTRAADLTRIIQPFILRREKTDKRIIRDLPDKFETKKTCYLSKDQASLYQSIVNRLEQKVRSAGGIQRKGLILSALTRLKQVCDDPALIMSGEGGKKASGKLALFYDLLDPLFSRGKKVLVFTQYVGMGEKLLHETKKRYPDADISFLHGSLSARKREQFIRKFQEDTQGPACFILSLKAGGVGINLTAASYVIHYDRWWNPAVEEQATDRAYRIGQKHNVQVYKLICSGTLEERIDQLIEQKKTLQQQILNKGEGWVTELSDSEIFDLIRLREGVM; this is encoded by the coding sequence GTGAAGTGTTACCTGCAATTGACTTTCATCCCTCAGATTGAAAAAGAGCAGAATTTTTTTCTCTGGCTGACAGATGAAAACGGTCATCCGCTGCCGTTTCCGGGAACCGGTGAAGCGGAAGAAGCTGGACCCGAATGGCTGAAGGCAGGGTCGCCTTACCATCTGGTCCCGGCTCAGGCGTCCTTTATCAGCACCGACCGTACGTATCCGGTGTCCGGCGCTCTGTCAACAATGGAAAACGTTTACCGGATGATCCGTCATCTGTGCCCGGCAGAACGGGTTTCGGATATAGCACCCGGCCAGACCATGCAATGGTTCGGTCATATCGCCGAAGCTGTATCACTGATCATTGATCAGGGTCAGTTCTATCCGTATATGTATCACCTGGAAGATGCAGACCGAACCCGCAGCTACTTCTGCACCTGGTTGCCTGTCCCGGGCCCCCTTCTTCAGAGCGGGCTTTTTTCTGACTGGCTCAGCCGGCTTCCCCATCTGTCCTTCGAAATTGCCGACCTGCAGGATGAACGCGTGCAGCAATGGCTCTATCTCATTGTCATTTACTGGATGAATGCCCTTATCCGGCATCATACTGCCGCTTCTGAAATGAAGGGTCCTGATCACCTGACCGGACGACTGGAAAGATCTTTTCCCTTCAATTTTTCGGAAAAACCGTGGATCACAACAGCTGATCCGGATCAGATTGAAAAACTGAATCTTCTGGAACTCGAAGTTGCCGAATGGGTGGAGCCGGCAGCCGGAAAAGAGTCCCGTAAATGGATAGCTGCACTGATCAATTTTAAAAAGAAGCAGAATAAGGAAAACTTTCTCCCAGACAGGCTGACTGTCTCACTCGAACCGGACCATCCGGAAGATCCATTTTCAGCCAATACGCTTTGGGCTTATGATGTCCACGTGTTCGGTACCCAGGACGGAGAACGACTCGAAAAACCACTGGAGGCATTTCGGAATACCATCGCACTGGCAGGCAAAAAATGGCTGGATAAGCAGCTGAAACAACTGAGCGATGCAGTTCCCGAAAAAGTGATGCAGCTGTTTGAAGGTTCGGGTCGCGGATACCTCAGTTCTCCCGACATCTCCGAACTTTATCAGCAGAAGGGTACACTTGAGACGTATGCTGTCAGGCTGCTTTTCCCGGCAGATCTGAAAATCAGTGACAGCCCCGACACAGTATCTGTTGATCTGAGTATTCATTCAGCGCCCGGACAGGATGGATCACTGTTCAGTCTTGCCTCATTAATCAGTTACGACTGGCGGATTTCCATAGGCGATCTTCAGCTGTCAGCTGAAACGTTCAGACAGCTTGTGAAAGCCAATCAGTCCTTCATCCGCCATGGCAACAAGTGGATTCACCTGCCCAGACTCAAAATGGAGAAGGCCTTTCAGGAAATCAGCGACGCCATGGAGTTGTTTGAAAACCGGCCTGATGTCGCAGCAGCTCTGCGTCTGGAAGCGGTAACGCGCAGAAAGCGGAACCGGCTCACCCACATACGCATGACAGCCGATCTGGAAAATTATTTGAAAAATATCCTGAAAAAGCCCTCACGTACCGTTCCTGTTCCGTCAGGATTTACAGGCGAGCTCCGTCCCTACCAGAAAAAGGGATATACCTGGCTCGTCAACCTGCGACGGAGACATGTCGGCGGTTGTCTGGCAGATGATATGGGGCTGGGAAAAACGGTTCAGGCCATTGCCTATCTCGATTATTGCCGTCAGCTTCCTTCAAAGGAAGCACCGGATACCCCGTCCCTGATTATCTGTCCGACCTCGCTTGTTGCGAACTGGAAACACGAATTTAACACTTTTTCACCCGGGCTCGACATTTATATACACCATGGATCCGCCCGACTTCACGGTGATCGGCTGATGCAGCGGATCAGACAGGCCGATGTCGTCGTAACCAGTTATACGATTTACACCAAAGAGGCCTCCTGGTTTGAGCAGATCGTCTGGCGCAGCGCGATCCTTGACGAGGCTCAGGCGATCAAAAACCCGCACGCACAGAAAACACGTGCCCTGAGAACCATACGATGCGCGCACAGACTGGCTTTGACCGGCACGCCGATTGAGAACAGGCTTGAAGAACTCTGGTCCATCATGGATTTTTTGAATCCCGGCTATCTCGGTACGCTGGAACGGTTCCGCAGACAGTTTATCCGTCCGGTAGAGAAAAAGAACAGCCGCACGCGGGCAGCAGATCTGACCCGGATTATTCAGCCGTTTATTCTGCGCCGGGAAAAAACGGACAAACGGATCATTCGTGATCTTCCTGATAAATTTGAAACCAAAAAAACCTGTTATCTCAGTAAAGATCAGGCTTCTCTTTATCAGTCTATTGTCAATCGGCTGGAACAGAAAGTCAGATCTGCCGGCGGTATTCAGAGAAAAGGACTGATCCTGTCCGCGCTGACCCGGCTGAAACAGGTCTGTGATGACCCGGCCCTGATTATGAGTGGAGAGGGCGGTAAAAAAGCATCGGGAAAACTCGCACTCTTTTATGATCTTTTGGATCCGTTGTTCAGCCGCGGGAAAAAAGTCCTCGTTTTCACCCAATATGTCGGGATGGGAGAAAAATTGCTCCATGAAACGAAAAAAAGATATCCGGACGCTGATATCTCTTTCCTTCATGGATCTCTTTCGGCCAGAAAGCGGGAACAGTTCATCCGCAAATTCCAGGAAGATACCCAAGGCCCTGCCTGTTTTATCCTGTCCCTGAAAGCCGGTGGTGTCGGGATTAATCTGACAGCCGCAAGTTACGTCATTCACTATGACCGCTGGTGGAATCCGGCCGTCGAAGAACAGGCGACAGACAGAGCTTACCGTATCGGCCAGAAACATAATGTACAGGTGTATAAATTAATCTGCAGCGGAACACTTGAGGAAAGGATCGACCAGCTGATTGAACAGAAAAAGACACTTCAGCAGCAGATCCTTAATAAAGGAGAAGGCTGGGTGACCGAACTGAGTGACAGTGAAATTTTCGATCTGATTCGATTAAGAGAAGGCGTGATGTAA
- the thrB gene encoding homoserine kinase — protein MIHPPAFQIKVPGSTSNLGPGFDSIGMAVNRYLVLDARQADRWQFNYVDQPDFHPPVAENLIYRTAKKLAEHFQASLPPYEITVHSDIPLARGLGSSGAAIISGIELADFLLDLKLSIEEKSWLACRTEGHPDNVTASLYGGLVISTQSAAAVHSVKLPVPDFDFVTLIPDFELKTSDARHVLPDVLPFHQAIEGSSVANVLICALLSHNGKLAGQMMESDHFHQPYRAKLIPDLEGISSLAKSAGAFGTFLSGAGPTVMCLAPQGKSSAIKEKLQTAFPNDICVTLHPVSEGAVSRVTEAVPRTKDQ, from the coding sequence ATGATACATCCTCCCGCTTTCCAGATCAAAGTTCCGGGCAGTACGTCCAATCTCGGACCAGGTTTTGATTCAATCGGTATGGCCGTCAATCGTTATCTTGTGCTGGATGCCCGGCAGGCAGACCGATGGCAGTTCAACTATGTGGATCAGCCTGACTTTCATCCTCCTGTTGCAGAAAATCTGATTTACAGGACAGCGAAAAAGCTTGCAGAACACTTCCAGGCATCTCTTCCTCCCTATGAAATCACCGTGCACAGTGATATTCCCCTTGCACGTGGTCTGGGAAGCAGTGGTGCAGCAATTATTTCCGGGATTGAACTGGCTGACTTTCTGCTTGACCTGAAGCTCAGCATAGAAGAAAAATCATGGCTCGCCTGCCGCACCGAAGGCCATCCGGATAATGTCACAGCCTCTCTGTACGGGGGGCTTGTGATATCCACCCAATCGGCTGCGGCTGTCCATTCGGTTAAATTGCCCGTGCCTGATTTTGATTTTGTCACACTGATTCCTGATTTTGAACTGAAAACCAGTGATGCCCGTCATGTCCTGCCTGATGTCCTTCCCTTCCATCAGGCTATAGAAGGCAGCAGTGTGGCTAATGTACTGATCTGCGCTCTCTTGAGTCATAACGGCAAACTGGCCGGTCAGATGATGGAGAGTGATCATTTTCATCAACCGTACCGCGCGAAACTGATTCCCGACCTCGAGGGGATTTCTTCTCTTGCGAAGTCAGCCGGTGCATTCGGCACTTTCCTGAGCGGAGCCGGTCCGACCGTGATGTGTCTGGCTCCTCAGGGAAAAAGTTCCGCCATAAAGGAAAAACTGCAGACAGCTTTCCCAAATGACATCTGTGTCACCCTGCACCCCGTTTCAGAAGGGGCTGTTTCCAGGGTGACCGAAGCGGTGCCACGCACAAAAGATCAATAA
- a CDS encoding biotin/lipoate A/B protein ligase family protein codes for MQSDHWSFMDSGRQTPAYNMALDEYLLNRGAGGRKKPVLRFYGWDPPGLSIGYFQKTKGRISSEGIRRHGIKLVRRLTGGQAVLHHHELTYSVLIPEDDPDMPGSVVGAYRLISEGLLKGFSHLGLHAELAIPEKKKSHSHSPVCFEEASWYELVVEGRKAAGSAQTRQKGMILQHGSIPIDIDREELFDCFIYPNNRVRDRARQAFLHKAVTIDEIARRRITLDEVKQAFYQGFEQGLGIKLETEGITRAEEEQVRILARTKYETDAWNWKR; via the coding sequence ATGCAGTCAGATCACTGGTCTTTTATGGATTCAGGCAGGCAGACCCCGGCCTATAATATGGCCCTTGATGAATATCTTCTGAATCGCGGAGCAGGCGGCAGAAAAAAGCCGGTTCTCCGGTTTTACGGATGGGATCCGCCCGGCCTTTCCATCGGCTATTTTCAGAAAACAAAAGGAAGAATCAGCAGCGAGGGAATCCGGCGTCACGGAATCAAACTGGTTCGCCGGCTGACAGGCGGGCAGGCTGTACTTCATCATCATGAACTGACTTACAGTGTCCTGATACCGGAGGATGATCCGGATATGCCGGGAAGTGTTGTCGGTGCCTATCGACTGATTTCAGAGGGATTGCTCAAAGGGTTCAGCCATCTTGGCCTCCACGCAGAACTTGCCATACCTGAAAAGAAAAAAAGCCACAGTCATTCACCCGTCTGCTTTGAAGAGGCGTCATGGTATGAACTTGTTGTTGAAGGCAGAAAAGCAGCAGGAAGTGCTCAGACGCGGCAGAAAGGGATGATTCTTCAGCATGGATCTATCCCGATTGATATCGACAGGGAAGAACTCTTCGATTGTTTCATCTACCCGAACAATCGGGTCCGCGACCGCGCCAGGCAGGCTTTTCTGCACAAAGCCGTGACGATTGATGAGATTGCCCGCCGGAGAATCACTCTGGATGAGGTGAAACAGGCTTTTTATCAAGGGTTTGAGCAGGGCCTTGGCATAAAACTGGAGACAGAAGGCATCACACGGGCGGAAGAAGAACAGGTTCGGATACTTGCACGGACAAAATATGAGACGGATGCCTGGAACTGGAAAAGATAA
- a CDS encoding SWIM zinc finger family protein, with protein MKGLISIHDPQLADWLIHFSGTIDRTKFSRGYDFCRRNRVWDYHASQTSIHANVEDRHSEFCQVDIRWDAARSDPAGPLPRYMDKRTFHCSCGGELPCEHIAAVIIYRISELDKSKKVQKISAVLPVNDDFEYQRMLSVFGKQIKKQTPAFTRFDPSKLRIRPDFQKEACRLIETAMKSMREDP; from the coding sequence GTGAAGGGGCTCATTTCGATACATGATCCTCAGCTGGCTGACTGGCTGATCCATTTTTCCGGGACAATAGACCGTACAAAATTCAGCAGAGGTTATGATTTTTGCCGCCGTAACCGTGTATGGGACTACCATGCTTCACAGACATCGATCCACGCCAATGTTGAAGACCGTCATTCGGAATTTTGCCAGGTCGATATCAGATGGGATGCAGCCCGCAGTGATCCTGCCGGCCCCCTCCCCCGGTACATGGACAAAAGAACTTTCCATTGCAGCTGCGGCGGAGAGCTGCCCTGTGAACATATTGCAGCCGTCATCATTTACCGGATCTCCGAGCTCGATAAATCAAAAAAGGTGCAGAAAATCTCTGCTGTTCTGCCTGTCAATGATGATTTTGAATATCAGAGGATGCTCTCTGTATTCGGAAAACAGATAAAAAAACAGACGCCTGCTTTTACCCGGTTTGATCCATCGAAACTCCGGATCCGTCCTGATTTTCAGAAGGAAGCCTGCCGTCTGATTGAAACCGCCATGAAGAGCATGCGCGAAGATCCGTGA